The Metallosphaera hakonensis JCM 8857 = DSM 7519 genome includes the window TCACTCATCACTTCAGTCCCTCTAGATAACTAAGGAGGAGAGACCTGGTGTCTCCACTTATTCCTGTCCTATATCCCTTAAAGTAATGGGAGCATATCTGAGACGGGGATCCTCCAATTCCCTTATCCTTAAGGATCTTGGCCAGCCTAATTAAGTCTAGCAGAGGAGCGATAGCGTTGGGGCCATCTTGGCTCTTCATGGAAACGTCTATTCTTACCCTCGCTCCTAGGGCATACTCTCCCTCAATAACCATGTAACTCACCCTCCTGTCTCCAAGAAACTCCACGTAGTCTGAGGTTCCAGCCACTACTTCAATCCCTTCCTGCTGAGAGGAAATGTAGGAGGACTTTATCCTCTTCTTGGTTTCCTTCCTCCAGTCCTCAAGGGTTACCAAGGTCTCAGTGGTTCCTGATATGTCAATTTGGTATGATCTTATCACCTTAACCCCTCTCTTCTCCAAGAAATTGATTATCCCTGAGTGAAGCGCGGTTCCACCTATCTGGCTTATGAGGTCGTCACCAAGGAGGGGTAAACTCTTAGACAT containing:
- a CDS encoding inositol-3-phosphate synthase; translation: MIRVALVGVGNVASALVQGLEYVKQGGIIPGTLNLEYKPEDIEVVAAFDIDRRKVGKRLSQAIFEKPNVVEKYVDVKSDVMVLRGPTLDGIDGILGKVIDESEERPIDVADSLKRMGVDVVINLLPTGVNKASEYYAEQALGANSALVNASPAPLVEKFSASFMSKSLPLLGDDLISQIGGTALHSGIINFLEKRGVKVIRSYQIDISGTTETLVTLEDWRKETKKRIKSSYISSQQEGIEVVAGTSDYVEFLGDRRVSYMVIEGEYALGARVRIDVSMKSQDGPNAIAPLLDLIRLAKILKDKGIGGSPSQICSHYFKGYRTGISGDTRSLLLSYLEGLK